The Pirellulales bacterium genome has a segment encoding these proteins:
- a CDS encoding PEP-CTERM sorting domain-containing protein (PEP-CTERM proteins occur, often in large numbers, in the proteomes of bacteria that also encode an exosortase, a predicted intramembrane cysteine proteinase. The presence of a PEP-CTERM domain at a protein's C-terminus predicts cleavage within the sorting domain, followed by covalent anchoring to some some component of the (usually Gram-negative) cell surface. Many PEP-CTERM proteins exhibit an unusual sequence composition that includes large numbers of potential glycosylation sites. Expression of one such protein has been shown restore the ability of a bacterium to form floc, a type of biofilm.), with protein ANGDGAVDGADFVIWQTNFPFPTGPGAAPVPEPCGLMLFGAGCVGLIVGLRKRRSAV; from the coding sequence ACGCCAACGGCGATGGGGCGGTGGACGGAGCCGACTTTGTCATCTGGCAAACCAACTTTCCGTTCCCGACGGGGCCTGGCGCTGCGCCGGTTCCGGAACCGTGTGGATTGATGTTGTTTGGCGCCGGTTGCGTGGGACTGATCGTTGGCCTGCGTAAGCGACGCTCGGCTGTTTAA